CATGAACAGCGGGTTCTTGTCCGAGTCCACGGTGATGTAGGGCAGGTTGATGGAGGCGTTGTTCGAGCTGGACAGCTCGATCTTCGCCTTCTCGGATGCCTCGCGGATCCGCTGCAACGCCATCTTGTCCTTGGTCAGGTCGATGCCGTTGGTCTGCTTGAACCGCTCGACCAGCCAGTCGACGACGCGCTGGTCCCAGTCGTCGCCACCGAGGTGGTTGTCACCGGAGGTCGCCTTGACCTCGACCACGCCCTCGGCCAGCTCCAGCAGCGAGACGTCGAACGTGCCGCCACCGAGGTCGAAGACCAGGATGGTCTGCTCCTTGTCGCCCTTGTCGAGGCCGTAGGCCAGGGCGGCGGAGGTGGGCTCGTTGACGATGCGCAGCACGTTGAGGCCCGCGATCTGCCCGGCCTCCTTGGTGGCCTGGCGCTGGGCGTCCTCGAAGTAGGCCGGGACGGTGATCACCGCGTCGGTGATCTCCTCGCCCAGGTACGCCTCGGCGTCACGCTTCAGCTTCATCAGCACACGCGCGCTGATCTCCTGCGGCGTGTACTTCTTGCCGTCGATGTCGTCCGTCTTCCAGTCCAGGCCGATGTGGCGCTTGACGGACCGGATGGTGCGGTCGACGTTGGTCACCGCCTGGTTCTTGGCGGGCTGACCGGTGAGCACTTCGCCGTTCTTGGCGAAGGCCACGATGGACGGGGTGGTACGCGACCCTTCGGAGTTGGCGATCACCGTCGGCTCGCCACCCTCGAGAACGGCGACGACGGAGTTGGTCGTCCCAAGGTCGATGCCGACCGCTCGCGCCATTGGATTCCTCCTGGTAGTGCGTGTGTGAGAGCCCCGCGTTGAGCGGCACCGGCTCAAGTTTGCCAGTACTGGCGGACTTGAGTCCACCCGGCTCAATCTTTCTGCCTGTCCAACGGCCGGGGGCGTTCCGGTGTTCCCGGGGCGGCGTGATCCGGGACACTCGTGGCATGGACTCACCCGCCGACATGACGGCCGCCGTCAGCCCGGTCGATGCAGGCGCTCACCGGGCGCACGCTGGACGAATGGGTCGCGCTGGTCGAGCAGACCTCACTCGATCCAGTGGACCGGAAGGCCGTCCGGGCGTGGCTGCGGGACGTGCACGGCGTGCCGCAGAACTCGCAGTGGGCGATCGCGGACGCGGCGGCGCGGCGGGCCGGGTGGGTCGAGCCGACGTTCACGGAGTACGTCGAGTCGCAGTACTCGGGGCGCAAGGAGGTGCTGCGGCCGTTGTTCGACCGGATCGCGACGCTGGTCCTCGGGTTGGGCGAGGACGTGCGGGCCGAGGGTCGGGCGACTTACGTGCCGTTCGTGCGGGGCCGGCAGTTCGCGGCGGTGCAGGCGTTGGCGTCGCGGATCGACCTGGGACTGCGGTTCACGTCCGCGCCGGACAGCGCGCGGTTGACGCCCGGCGGCCCCGGCCAGTCGACCCACAAGGTGTCGCTGACCGGGGCCGACGAGGTGGACGGCGAGGTGGAGGCGTTGCTGTTGGCGGCGTACGAGCAGAACGCCTAGACGGTGTGCAGCGTGACATCGCCGCTGCCGGCGCGCAGGAACAGTTCGGCGGAGGCGTTCGGGTCGTTCGTGACGCCGACCTCCTTGTCGCCGCTGTCCGCGTCCACGTTCACCTTGTAGGCGCCCTTCGGGACCTTGACGGTGAGGTTGCCGCTGCCCGACTCGGCGCGCACCGAGAGCGCGGCGGCCATCTGCACCTCGACGTCACCGGAGTTGCTGTCCACCGTCACCGCGCCGCGCATGTTCGCCAGCCGGGCGTTGCCGGAGCCGATCACGGTCTGCGAGTCGCCGCCGACGTCGGCCACGTCCAGGTCACCTGAGCCGATGTCGACGCGGACCACGCCGGCGACGTCGCGGACGGTCGCGTTGCCGGAGCCGACCTCGACCTCGACGGCGGCCACGCCTTCGAGCTGGACGTCACCGGAGTCGTTGAGGCCGGTGATCCGGACGTCCTTCGAGGGGACGGTGACCTCGTAGTCCACCGAGCAGCGGTTGCCGCAGCCGTCGAGGACCAGGGTGGAACCCTCCATGCGGTGGCTGACGCCCTCGGGCTTGTTCTCGTCCTTGGGGTACGCGACGTACCGCCGGATCTCGGTGTCACCCCCGCCGCCGGCGCGGCTGCGGACCACGACGTTGCCCGAGCCGTTCTGGAGCCGGACCTCGGTCACCTGGTCGGTCACCGGGTGCTGGTCCCTGAAGCCCGACTGCACGAGCCGCACGCACGAGGTGAGCCCCACCGCCGCGGCCACCGCCACGACGGCCGCCAACGCGATCCCCTTTACCACCACTGCCCCCTCGAACCTCAATGTTGATGAGGTTCAAGGTAGGCGTGCCCGACCGGCCGTCACACCAGGAAGACCCCCGACCCCGTACGGGGGTTGGCCCTACCCCTCGACTCGACGACCGGCGGTTTCGCGGTGTCCCAGCGAACGGCTCGCCCCGCTCAGCGTGTTCTGAGCGTTGAATTCGGGGGTCCTGAACGTAGGACACGGTGGTCCTGAAGGTACGACTCACGCGTTCTGAACGTAGGACTCACGCGGAGGGGTGGGTCAGGCGAGGGATTCGACGACTGTGCGGAGGGCGGGAGCGGAGCGGGCCGGGTCGCTGAGGAAGCGCTGCGAGGCGATCACGTGCGTCTCGGTCATCCGCTCCCACACCAGGCCCTGCACGGGCACCTCTGTGATCACCAGGCGGAACGGCTTCACGTACCGCCCGATACGGCTCTCCACGCCGCGCACCACCTCGCCGATCGGCAACGCGCCCCGCGACTTCACGTGCCGGTGTTCGTACGCCACCGCAGCCGCCCCAAGGGCCATCACCGCGGCCCGCAACCCGGGCCGGATCTGCAACGACGGCCCGGCCGGATCATCCGGCGCACCACCCGGCAGATCGGCACGGGCGTGGTCGAGCACGTCCGCCCACCAGCCCAGCCACTCCTCGGCCGCCGCCACGCGGTCCACCCCCGGCGGCACCACCACCGGCACCGACGGGTCCAGCCCGGGCAGTTCGGGGACGGTGTCGACCGAGAGCGCGAGCGTGTCACGGATGAACAGCGCGGTGTTGACCGTCTGACTCGTCCCGTGCGACACCTGCCACGACTCACGACCGGCGAACCTCATGCCACCAGTGTCCCGCGTGAAGGTCATCCGCCAAGCATCAGAAGGGACACAACGGGCTCCAAATCCTGCGCCATTGGGGGGAAATCCGCGATCAGCGCCTGGATCAGCAGCCCGTCGAGGCCCGCGAGGAGCGCCCGCAGCGCCACCGGGTCCCACGGCCCGACGACTTCCGCCATGAGCGAGATCCACCGACGTGCCGCCGGACGGAGCTCGGGTCGGCGGGCCGCCAGCAGGTACAGCTCGTACTCCGCGAGCGTCCTCCCGCGGTGCTCGCCGGCGGCGTCCGCGATGAACCGCGCCACCGCCGCCGGCGTCAGCTCCACGTTGCGGAAGCTCGAAGCCATCTGATCGGCCGACCACGTCAGCGTCGCGATCAGCAAGTCGTCCAACGTCGCGTAGTAATAGGTGGGCGACGTCGTCGGCACGCCTGCCTCACGCGCCACGGACCGGTGGCTCACCCCGGCCACGCCATCCCGTTCGACGACCCGCAGCGTGGCTTCCAGGATCGCCTGCCGACGCCGGTCGCCGCGCGCACGCCGGCCGTCAGGCGCTCGCACCGCTGCCCAGCTCGATGGCCACCACGCCGGCGATCACGAGCACCAGCCCGACGACCACCGTGGCGTTCAACGGCTCCTTGAACAGCACGACCCCGATCCCCGCGACCGCCGCGATCCCGAACGCGCACCAGATCGCGTACGCCACGCCGATCGGCATCCCGAGTTCCAGCACCTTCGCCAACGCCCCGAACGCGATCACGTACCCCACGACGACGACCGCGGACGGGATCGGCTTGCTGAAGCCCTCGGACAACTTGAGCGAAACAGTGGCGGTGACCTCCCCGATGATCGCCACGGCCAGCGCCAGGTACACGAGCACGCGTCCACCCCCAACAAGTTGAACGTCTGTTCCACAATCGTACCGCCCGTATGTGATCGGCCACGTCCAAGTGGTTACCGGCCAGTAATCGGGCGTAGGCTGCCGCTCCAGGAGAACGGACGAGAAAGGCCGCCACCACAATGGGAGCCCTCCAGCTCACCCTCGGCGCCATCGGCGTCGCCGTCAGCGTGTACGCCTGGGGCCTGTTCGTCGCCGGTGTCCTGCGGATGATCAAGATCATCCGACTGGGGCAGCCCGACGCGACCCGCAACGGGCCGTTCGTGCCCCGCATGCGCACCCTGATCGTGGAGTTCGTCGCGCACACCAGGATGGCCAAGCTCCGCAAGGTCGCGCCCTGGCACTGGATGGTGATGTGGGGCTTCCTGATCGGCTCCGCGGCGCTGTTCGAGGCCTACGGCGAGGTCTTCTACCCCGGCTTCCACTGGCCGATCATCGGCACCTGGTCGCTCTGGTCGCTGCTGGTCGAACTGCTCGGCGTCGGCACCGTGGTCGGCGGTGTCGCCCTGGCGATCATCCGCCAGCTCAACCACCCGCGCCGCGCCGACCGGCTGTCCCGGTTCGCGGGCTCCGACTTCAAAGCCGCGTACTTCGTCGAAGCGGTCGTGATCATCGAGGGCCTGGGCATCCTCGGCGTGAAGGCGTTCAAGCAGTCCTCCGGCCTGGAGGACCCACCGCTGTGGTCGTCGTTCGTGACCGCGCCGCTGGCCGAGATCCTGCCGTCGAACCCGGACTGGGTCTCGATCATGGCGATCATCAAGCTGCTGTCCGCCATGGTCTGGCTGGTCGTGGTGGCGAAGAACCTGACCATGGGCGTCGCCTGGCACCGGTTCAGCGCGTTCTTCAACATCTACTTCAAGCGCGAGGACGACGGCGGTGTCGCGCTCGGCGCGCTGAAGCCGATGATGAGCGGCGGCAAGGTCCTCGACCTGGAGGAAGCCGACCCCGACAAGGACGTGTTCGGCGTCGGCAAGGTCGAGGACTTCTCGTGGAAGGGCTGGCTGGACTTCAGCACCTGCACCGAGTGCGGTCGCTGCCAGTCCCAGTGCCCGGCGTGGAACACCGGCAAGCCGTTGTCCCCGAAGCTCCTCATCACCCAGCTCCGCGACCACGCGTTCGCCAAGGCGCCGTACCTGCTCGCCGGCGGCAGCAAGGACATGGCGGGCGACGAGGTCGGCCTGACGAGCGACAAGTACGAGGACTACAAGAAGCGCCTCGAATCCATCGACGTGCTGGCGATGGCCGAGTCGGAGCGCCCGCTGGTCGGCACCGCGGACGAGCTGGGCGTCATCGACCCCGAAGTGCTGTGGTCCTGCACGTCGTGCGGCGCGTGCGTCGAGCAGTGCCCGGTGGACATCGAGCACGTCGACCACATCGTCGACATGCGCCGCTACCAGGTGCTGATCGAGTCGAACTTCCCGTCCGAGCTGGGCGGCATGTTCAAGAACCTGGAGAACAAGGGCAACCCGTGGGGCCAGAACGCCAAGGACCGCCTGGCGTGGACCGAGGGCCTGGACTTCGACGTGCCGGTGTTCGACGGCGAGCTGGGTGACGCCGAGTACCTGTTCTGGGTCGGCTGCGCGGGCGCGTTCGAGGACCGGGCGAAGAAGACCACCCGGGCGGTGGCCGAGCTGCTGCACACCGCCGGCGTCAAGTACACCGTGCTGGGCCCGGAGGAGACGTGCACCGGCGACCCGGCGCGGCGTGCGGGCAACGAGTTCCTGTTCCAGATGCTGGCGCAGCAGAACGTCGAGGTGCTGAACACGGTCTTCGACGGTCGTGAGCCCGGCCAGCGCAAGGTCGTCGTGACGTGCGCGCACTGCTTCAACACGTTGGCGAACGAGTACCCGCAGGTGGGCGGCACGTTCGAGGTCGTGCACCACACGCAGTTGCTGAACAAGCTGGTGCGCGAGCGGCGGCTGGTGCCGGTGGCGGAGGTCGCGGAGGACATCACCTACCACGACCCGTGCTACCTGGGCCGGCACAACAAGATCTACGAGGCGCCGCGCGAGCTGGTCGGCGCGTCGGGCGCGACGTTGCGCGAGATGCCTCGCCACGGCGACCAGTCCATGTGCTGCGGCGCCGGTGGCGCCCGCATGTGGATGGAGGAGCGGATCGGCAAGCGCATCAACCTCGACCGGGTGGACGAGGCGCTGGGCACCGCGCCGTCGAAGATCGCGACGGGCTGCCCGTTCTGCCGGGTGATGTTGACCGATGGTGTGACGGCACGGCAGAACGAGGGCACGGCGGGATCGCACATCGAGGTCGTGGACGTGGCGCAGCTGCTGCTGACGTCCGTGCGCCGGGGCCAGGCCCTGGAGCGCGGCGACGTGCCGACGGACGAGACCCCCACCGGCACCCCGCTGCCGAACGAGGACAAGGCGCCGTCCAGCTAGTCCCTTGTGGCCGGTCTCTTTGGACGGCGAACGCCCCTCGGTCCTGTTCGGACCGAGGGGCGTTGTCGTTGTTCCAGAACTGGGGTTTCAGTCGGTGATGCGGTCGTAGACGAGGTTCAGGATCCAGCTCGTCAGTGCCACGATGATCGCGCCGAAGAACGCCGGCCAGAAGCCGCTGACGTCGAACGGCAGGCCCAGTTCGCCCGCCAGCCAGCCGGTGAGCCAGAACAGCAGCGCGTTCACCACCAGGCCGATCAGACCCAGCGTGACCAGGTAGAACAGGCAGCCGAAGAACTTCACCAGCGGCTTGACCACCGCGTTGACCAGACCGAAGAGCAGCGCGACGCCGATCAGCGTGCCGATCTTCGCCGGTGTCGACGCGCTCGATTCCAGGTCGATGCCGGGAATGAGCGTGGCGACCCAGACCGCCACCGCCGTCAGCAGTACGTGCACCAAAATGCCCATGCCGCAGGCTAACGGTGGTGGCGGCTGTCCAAAAGGGTCGGACGCGAGGGCCGTCACATCGCGCGGGACGTGCCGTCGCGCCCTAACGTCGGGCCATGGCACCTGACCAGTCGAAGGGCGGCGAGAGCACGGTCACCGTCCTGCTCGCGCTGGCGGTGAACCTGGCCATCGCGGTGATGAAGGCGATCGCCGGGGTGATCACCGGGTCGGCGGCGATGATGTCCGAGGCGGCGCACTCGGTCGCCGACACGTTCACCGAGGCCTTGTTGCTGACGGCGCTGCGCCGGTCCGCCCGGCCCGCCGACCGCAGGCACCCGTTCGGGTATGGGAAGGACCGGTACTTCTGGTCGCTGCTCGCGGCGGTGTCGATCTTCGTGTCGGGCGCGGTGTTCGCGTTCTACGAAGGTTTTCGGACGGTGTTCGGCGCGCCGGAAGAGCAGAACAGCCCGGTGGTCGGGTACGTCGTGCTGGCCGTCGCGTTCGCGCTGGAGTCGGTGTCGTGGACGCAGGCCGTGCGGCAGGTGCGGCGGGAGGCGCGGGCCGAGGAGCGGTCGATGCTCGCGTTCCTGCGGGTGTCGGACGACCCGACGGTGAAGACGGTGTTCCTGGAGGACTCGGCGGCGCTGGTCGGGCTGCTGCTCGCGTTCGGCGGGCTGGGGCTGCACCAGGTGACCGGGTCGTCGGTGTGGGACGGCGTGGCGTCGTTGGCGATCGGGGCGCTGCTCGCGTTCGCCGCGTACACGTTGGCGGCGACGAACCGTGGGCTGCTGATCGGCAGGCAGGCCGACCCGGTGCTGGTGCGGGCGGTGTGGTCGCAGCTGCGGGCGGCGCCGGAGGTGGAGCGGGTGGTGGACCTGCTGACGATGGCGGTCGGCACGGACCGGGTGCTGGTGTGCGCGCGGCTCGACTTCGACGACTCGTTGGGGGCCGCCGACCTGGAGCGCGCGTGCGTCCGCATAGACGCCGAACTACGCGCCGCGCACGTCGAGTTGGACGAGGTGTTCCTGGAGCCCGTGCCGCGGAACGACCCGGACCTGCGGTCGCGGGTGCTGGCCCGGTACGGGGAGCTGAAGCTCTAGCGCTCGGTGTTCTAGCCCTTGGCGCTCTAGCGCTTGGTGTCGGTGCGGTGGAAGTTGAGGTACGCGCGTGACGGCGTCGGACCGCGCTGGCCCTGGTAACGGGAGCCGGCCTGCGACGAGCCGTACGGGAACTCGGCCGCGCTGCTGAGCCGGAACAGGCACAGCTGGCCGATCTTCATGCCGGGCCAGAGGGTGATGGGCAGGTTGGCGACGTTCGACAGTTCGAGCGTGATGTGGCCCGAGAAGCCGGGGTCGATGAAGCCCG
This is a stretch of genomic DNA from Saccharothrix ecbatanensis. It encodes these proteins:
- a CDS encoding DUF5655 domain-containing protein, with translation MQALTGRTLDEWVALVEQTSLDPVDRKAVRAWLRDVHGVPQNSQWAIADAAARRAGWVEPTFTEYVESQYSGRKEVLRPLFDRIATLVLGLGEDVRAEGRATYVPFVRGRQFAAVQALASRIDLGLRFTSAPDSARLTPGGPGQSTHKVSLTGADEVDGEVEALLLAAYEQNA
- a CDS encoding DUF4097 family beta strand repeat-containing protein; this encodes MVKGIALAAVVAVAAAVGLTSCVRLVQSGFRDQHPVTDQVTEVRLQNGSGNVVVRSRAGGGGDTEIRRYVAYPKDENKPEGVSHRMEGSTLVLDGCGNRCSVDYEVTVPSKDVRITGLNDSGDVQLEGVAAVEVEVGSGNATVRDVAGVVRVDIGSGDLDVADVGGDSQTVIGSGNARLANMRGAVTVDSNSGDVEVQMAAALSVRAESGSGNLTVKVPKGAYKVNVDADSGDKEVGVTNDPNASAELFLRAGSGDVTLHTV
- a CDS encoding TetR/AcrR family transcriptional regulator; this encodes MRAPDGRRARGDRRRQAILEATLRVVERDGVAGVSHRSVAREAGVPTTSPTYYYATLDDLLIATLTWSADQMASSFRNVELTPAAVARFIADAAGEHRGRTLAEYELYLLAARRPELRPAARRWISLMAEVVGPWDPVALRALLAGLDGLLIQALIADFPPMAQDLEPVVSLLMLGG
- a CDS encoding DMT family transporter, with protein sequence MLVYLALAVAIIGEVTATVSLKLSEGFSKPIPSAVVVVGYVIAFGALAKVLELGMPIGVAYAIWCAFGIAAVAGIGVVLFKEPLNATVVVGLVLVIAGVVAIELGSGASA
- a CDS encoding (Fe-S)-binding protein, translating into MGALQLTLGAIGVAVSVYAWGLFVAGVLRMIKIIRLGQPDATRNGPFVPRMRTLIVEFVAHTRMAKLRKVAPWHWMVMWGFLIGSAALFEAYGEVFYPGFHWPIIGTWSLWSLLVELLGVGTVVGGVALAIIRQLNHPRRADRLSRFAGSDFKAAYFVEAVVIIEGLGILGVKAFKQSSGLEDPPLWSSFVTAPLAEILPSNPDWVSIMAIIKLLSAMVWLVVVAKNLTMGVAWHRFSAFFNIYFKREDDGGVALGALKPMMSGGKVLDLEEADPDKDVFGVGKVEDFSWKGWLDFSTCTECGRCQSQCPAWNTGKPLSPKLLITQLRDHAFAKAPYLLAGGSKDMAGDEVGLTSDKYEDYKKRLESIDVLAMAESERPLVGTADELGVIDPEVLWSCTSCGACVEQCPVDIEHVDHIVDMRRYQVLIESNFPSELGGMFKNLENKGNPWGQNAKDRLAWTEGLDFDVPVFDGELGDAEYLFWVGCAGAFEDRAKKTTRAVAELLHTAGVKYTVLGPEETCTGDPARRAGNEFLFQMLAQQNVEVLNTVFDGREPGQRKVVVTCAHCFNTLANEYPQVGGTFEVVHHTQLLNKLVRERRLVPVAEVAEDITYHDPCYLGRHNKIYEAPRELVGASGATLREMPRHGDQSMCCGAGGARMWMEERIGKRINLDRVDEALGTAPSKIATGCPFCRVMLTDGVTARQNEGTAGSHIEVVDVAQLLLTSVRRGQALERGDVPTDETPTGTPLPNEDKAPSS
- a CDS encoding phage holin family protein, which translates into the protein MGILVHVLLTAVAVWVATLIPGIDLESSASTPAKIGTLIGVALLFGLVNAVVKPLVKFFGCLFYLVTLGLIGLVVNALLFWLTGWLAGELGLPFDVSGFWPAFFGAIIVALTSWILNLVYDRITD
- a CDS encoding cation diffusion facilitator family transporter is translated as MAPDQSKGGESTVTVLLALAVNLAIAVMKAIAGVITGSAAMMSEAAHSVADTFTEALLLTALRRSARPADRRHPFGYGKDRYFWSLLAAVSIFVSGAVFAFYEGFRTVFGAPEEQNSPVVGYVVLAVAFALESVSWTQAVRQVRREARAEERSMLAFLRVSDDPTVKTVFLEDSAALVGLLLAFGGLGLHQVTGSSVWDGVASLAIGALLAFAAYTLAATNRGLLIGRQADPVLVRAVWSQLRAAPEVERVVDLLTMAVGTDRVLVCARLDFDDSLGAADLERACVRIDAELRAAHVELDEVFLEPVPRNDPDLRSRVLARYGELKL